From one Nothobranchius furzeri strain GRZ-AD chromosome 2, NfurGRZ-RIMD1, whole genome shotgun sequence genomic stretch:
- the LOC107373522 gene encoding zinc finger protein 271-like, giving the protein MDTDVQQLVLVKEEAPEEQSAGVDQKDPEHIHMKEEQEENWTSLEGEQLRLEEKTDAARFSFTLASIKSEDDEEKPMFSQLHQQQVEDKEVPTSSSADQMTAETGGRAETSRNQDLNPHEQTSDSSETEMSGEDEEEDDVNLDSELSDSGSETGEEVSDWNESRSSDSHVRTVNKSFSCPECGEQFVHKRSLQKHVRVSGHSAIRSSSCLVKKKCVRVKQNVDSCKKVQKKLKSFSCGDCGKRFSSMFHLSVHTRVHTGEKPFACKLCEKRFSTKTALNIHMRVHTGEKPFACELCEKRFSSKAHLNSHMRIHTGEKPFACELCGKKFAHKAALIFHIRVHTGEKPFACELCKKRFSRKATLNSHKRVHTGEKPFACELCDQRFGHPKNLNVHMRVHTGQKPFACELCGRSFSQKGALNSHMIAHTGEKPFVCETCGQRFDYKAVLNNHLRVHTGEKPFVCETCGRRFAHKQTLDIHMRVHTGDKPFACELCEKRFSSKTALNSHMRVHTGQKPFACELCEKRFSSKTALNCHIRVHTGEKPFACELCDQRFGHQKSLNVHIRVHKGQKPFTCELCGQSFSQKGALNSHMRVHTGQKPFACELCGKSFSQKGALNSHMRVHTGDKPFACELCGKRFGHQKSFNIHMRIHTGQKPFVCELCGRSFSQKGALNSHMKVHTGEKPFACETCGQRFRDETELNCHIKSSHTT; this is encoded by the coding sequence atgttcaacagctggtgctggttaaagaagaagctcctgaggaGCAGAGTGCAGGTGTGGACCAGAAAGACCCAGAACACATCCACATGAAGGAGGAACAAGAGGAAAattggaccagtctggagggagagcaacTCCGTTTGGAGGAAAAaactgatgctgccaggttttCATTCACATTGGCTTCTATAaaaagtgaggatgatgaagagaaacctatgttctcacagcttcatcagcagcaagtagaagacaaagaagttccaaccagcagctcagctgaccagatgacagcagaaactggtggaagagcagaaactagcaggaaccaagatctgaaccctcatgaacagacatctgattcttcagaaacTGAAATGAGTggagaggatgaagaggaggatgatgtgaatctagactctgagctgtcagactctgggtctgaaactggagaagaAGTCAGTGACTGGAATGAAAGCAGGTCTTCTGATTCACATGTTAGGACTGTCAACAAGTCctttagctgccctgagtgtggtGAACAATTTGTCCACAAgaggtctctccagaaacatgtgagagtgtCAGGTCATTCAGCAATAAGGTCTTCAAGTTGTTTGGTCaaaaagaaatgtgttagagtgaagcaaaatGTAGACTCATGCAAGAAAGTCCagaaaaaactaaaatcatttagttgtggtgACTGTGGTAAAAGGTTTAGTTCAATGTTTCATTTAAGTGttcacacgagagtccacactggagaaaaaccttttgcctgtaagctctgtgaaaaaagatttagcaCTAAGACAgctttaaacattcacatgagagtccacacaggagaaaaaccttttgcctgtgagctctgtgaaaaaagatttagcagtaaggcacatttaaacagtcatatgagaatccacacaggagaaaaaccttttgcttgtgagctctgtggtaaaaaATTTGCCCACAAGGCAGCTTTAATCTTTCACATAAGAGTACatacaggagaaaaaccttttgcctgtgagctctgtaaaaaaagatttagccgaaaggcaactttaaacagtcacaaaagagtccacacaggagaaaaaccttttgcctgtgagctctgtgatcaAAGATTTGGTCACCCAAAAAATTTAAacgttcacatgagagtccacacaggacagaagccttttgcttgtgagctctgtggtcgaaGTTTTAGCCAAAAGGgagctttaaacagtcacatgatagcccacacaggagaaaaaccttttgtctgtgagacctgtggtcaaagatttgACTATAAAGCGGTTCTAAATAATCAtctaagagtccacacaggagaaaaaccttttgtctgtgagaccTGTGGTCGAAGATTTGCCCATAAACAAACCTTagacattcacatgagagtccacacaggagataaaccttttgcctgtgagctctgtgaaaaaagattcAGCAGTAAGACGGCTTTAAACAgtcatatgagagtccacacagggcagaagccatttgcctgtgagctctgtgaaaaaagatttagcaGTAAGACAGCTTTAAACTGTCAtataagagtccacacaggagaaaaaccttttgcctgtgagctctgtgatcaAAGATTTGGTCACCAAAAAAGTTTAAACGTTCACATTAGAGTCCAcaaaggacagaagccttttacttgtgagctctgtggtcaaagtTTTAGCCAAAAGGgagctttaaacagtcacatgagagtccacacaggacaaaagccttttgcttgtgagctctgtggtaaaagTTTTAGCCAAAAGGgagctttaaacagtcacatgagagtccacacaggagataaaccttttgcctgtgagctctgtggtaaaagATTTGGTCACCAAAAGAGTTTCAAcattcacatgagaatccacacaggacagaagccttttgtttgtgagctctgcGGTCGAAGTTTTAGCCAAAAGGgagctttaaacagtcacatgaaagtccacacaggagaaaaaccttttgcctgtgagacctgtggtcaaagatttagagACGAGACAGAGTTAAACTGTCACATTAAGAGTTCACACACGACATAA